A stretch of the Geovibrio thiophilus genome encodes the following:
- a CDS encoding AEC family transporter has translation MGYIDIFKTVMPYFGVFAAGFVLKRGFGLPPQADKFLFRLFIHFFFPCLVVNFITGNENLRDITSSLSLPLWGMASVASGFAAAYFLAPFIGLKDSRERRAFAFSIGVYNYGFFTLPVVAHLFGRDSAGQLLLFNFGIDFIYWTAGIVILTGSYRTGIIRLATSTPFYALFLSVAVNAVFSPEPFGGAAGKILDVISFLTMPLGLFVSGLALGEGLRGSSLGGSMKIGFAGILLRMVVMAFVFLLAARYAVDDRGLKIIFAAQSAMPAGMMNLAVVKYFMGESRVTSAVIVFTTAAALVSMPVWLEFAFRFAGV, from the coding sequence TTGGGCTACATAGACATATTTAAAACAGTAATGCCGTATTTCGGCGTATTTGCGGCGGGCTTCGTGCTCAAACGGGGCTTCGGTCTGCCGCCTCAGGCGGATAAGTTTCTATTCAGGCTTTTTATACACTTCTTTTTCCCGTGTCTTGTGGTTAACTTCATCACAGGAAACGAAAATCTCAGAGATATAACATCCTCCCTGTCCCTTCCTCTGTGGGGAATGGCTTCGGTTGCCTCAGGTTTTGCAGCGGCGTATTTTCTGGCTCCGTTCATCGGGCTGAAAGATTCCAGAGAAAGGCGGGCTTTCGCTTTTTCCATAGGAGTTTACAACTACGGCTTTTTTACTCTTCCCGTTGTGGCGCACCTCTTCGGAAGGGATTCGGCGGGGCAGCTTCTGCTCTTCAACTTCGGTATAGATTTTATCTACTGGACAGCGGGGATAGTTATCCTGACCGGCTCATACAGAACCGGAATCATCAGGCTTGCGACCAGTACGCCCTTTTACGCTCTGTTTTTGTCTGTCGCGGTCAACGCAGTGTTCTCTCCGGAGCCTTTCGGCGGAGCGGCGGGGAAGATCCTTGATGTAATATCCTTTCTTACCATGCCGTTGGGTCTGTTCGTCAGCGGGCTTGCTCTGGGTGAGGGCTTAAGAGGCTCAAGTCTCGGCGGATCGATGAAAATAGGCTTTGCGGGCATTCTCCTGCGGATGGTGGTGATGGCGTTTGTGTTTCTGCTTGCGGCGAGGTATGCCGTGGACGACAGGGGACTCAAAATAATATTTGCCGCTCAGTCCGCCATGCCCGCGGGGATGATGAACCTTGCAGTTGTGAAATATTTCATGGGGGAATCAAGAGTTACCTCTGCGGTGATAGTTTTCACCACTGCCGCGGCGCTGGTGTCAATGCCTGTGTGGCTTGAGTTCGCTTTCCGATTTGCCGGGGTGTGA
- a CDS encoding DUF523 domain-containing protein, producing MKKFLLSTCLAGENVRYDGGNNKIENAAFQRLVDAGLAVTACPEVDAGLSAPRRPCEIKGEGGGCAVLEGRAEVYGDDGQHLTEPFVKGAHMTLAKARENGCAAALLKHRSPSCGSTLIYDGTFSGVKIIGKGVTAALLAANGIRLFSEETLEEFLKYMEE from the coding sequence TTGAAAAAGTTTTTGCTCAGCACCTGCCTTGCGGGTGAGAATGTACGCTATGACGGCGGTAATAATAAGATAGAGAATGCCGCTTTTCAGAGGCTTGTCGATGCGGGGCTTGCTGTTACTGCCTGTCCGGAGGTTGACGCCGGACTGTCCGCGCCGCGCAGACCCTGTGAGATAAAAGGGGAAGGCGGCGGATGCGCTGTTCTGGAAGGCAGGGCGGAAGTTTACGGAGATGACGGGCAACACCTCACCGAACCCTTTGTAAAGGGTGCGCATATGACCCTTGCAAAAGCTCGGGAAAACGGCTGCGCTGCCGCACTGCTGAAGCACAGAAGCCCATCCTGCGGCTCAACCCTCATTTATGACGGAACTTTCAGCGGCGTGAAGATAATCGGTAAGGGAGTCACCGCCGCTCTTCTGGCGGCAAACGGCATAAGGCTGTTCAGTGAGGAAACTCTGGAAGAATTCCTTAAATATATGGAAGAGTAG
- a CDS encoding C-GCAxxG-C-C family protein yields MEDKKEKAVEIFRSGFNCSQGVFTAFASENGLDEETALMLSTPFGGGVGGCGETCGAVSGAYMVIGLKHGRCSLEDTEAKEKVYALMAEFRKKFTDRFGTLRCSELVGVNMADHEERSKAREEGKLERCKEFVGYAAVILEDMI; encoded by the coding sequence TTGGAAGACAAAAAAGAGAAAGCCGTTGAAATTTTCAGGAGCGGCTTCAACTGTTCTCAGGGGGTTTTCACAGCCTTCGCTTCTGAAAACGGTCTGGATGAAGAAACGGCGCTGATGCTCTCAACCCCTTTCGGAGGCGGTGTGGGCGGCTGCGGGGAAACATGCGGAGCAGTATCCGGCGCCTATATGGTCATAGGGCTTAAACACGGCAGATGCTCTCTGGAGGATACGGAAGCGAAAGAGAAGGTTTACGCTCTCATGGCTGAGTTCCGCAAAAAATTTACCGACAGGTTCGGCACATTGCGTTGTTCGGAGCTTGTGGGTGTGAATATGGCGGATCATGAAGAACGCTCCAAGGCAAGAGAGGAAGGAAAACTGGAACGATGTAAGGAGTTTGTCGGTTATGCCGCGGTGATTCTGGAGGATATGATTTGA
- a CDS encoding response regulator produces the protein MMRILLAEDNPVNQMITRKIVEKLGTKVDVANNGREAVDMVLKESYTLILMDVNMPVMNGADAAAEIRRLGFGMPIVALTADSENMTDELENCGMTDFISKPVNISKIEAIINGCRKPEKTSERRINTDSVEGCISYVFTQLGLERDIVTELLGEFVEDSKIHLEYLHEAVTEKDMPRASSEAHYIKGAARNMGLRNIAAAAEAIEKNARSNAVSDYELLYNDIKEKLTVFAAEFSRLS, from the coding sequence ATGATGAGGATTCTCCTTGCAGAGGACAACCCTGTCAACCAGATGATTACCCGGAAGATAGTGGAAAAGCTGGGAACAAAAGTTGACGTGGCTAACAACGGGCGTGAAGCCGTGGATATGGTGCTTAAGGAAAGCTACACACTTATCCTCATGGATGTGAACATGCCTGTTATGAACGGAGCTGACGCAGCGGCGGAAATACGCAGGCTCGGTTTCGGCATGCCCATTGTGGCACTCACCGCCGATTCGGAAAATATGACGGATGAGCTTGAAAACTGCGGAATGACCGACTTTATATCGAAACCCGTCAATATATCCAAAATAGAAGCGATCATAAACGGATGCAGAAAGCCGGAGAAAACATCTGAGCGCAGAATAAACACCGACAGCGTGGAAGGCTGCATAAGTTATGTTTTCACCCAGCTCGGGCTTGAACGGGATATAGTGACTGAACTGCTCGGCGAGTTTGTGGAGGATTCCAAAATCCATCTGGAATACCTGCATGAAGCCGTCACGGAGAAAGACATGCCCAGAGCATCTTCCGAGGCGCACTACATCAAGGGCGCAGCAAGAAACATGGGCTTGAGAAATATAGCGGCGGCGGCGGAGGCGATAGAGAAAAACGCACGCTCAAACGCCGTAAGCGACTATGAACTGCTTTATAATGACATTAAGGAAAAACTTACAGTTTTCGCCGCAGAGTTCAGCAGGCTTTCCTGA